A region of Pseudomonas sp. Marseille-Q3773 DNA encodes the following proteins:
- a CDS encoding citrate-proton symporter — MQTSNIGVSRTRQVVAAVIGNALEWYDFIVYGFLASIIARQFFPSDDEYASLLMALATFGVGFFMRPVGGVLLGMYADRKGRKAAMQMIIRLMTVSIAMIAFAPDYLAIGMAAPMLIVVARMLQGFATGGEYASATAFLVESAPAHRKGLYGSWQLVGQCLAVFSGAAMVALVTHLCTPQALDSWGWRIPFVLGLLIGPVGLWIRKHMAEPEEFVVARRQAKGQSPSLWQVLREHRRSLLVSMGLACGATVSFYVVLVNMPTFAYKSLGLPLDQVLLVQMLAVGLMTVVIPLSGALSDRLGRRPVLMAFTLAFFVMVYPLYVWVAAAPSLERLLVMQLLLCTAIGGFFGPAPTALAEQFPVEVRSTGVSVAYNVAVMVFGGFAPLIVTWLSKALGTPVAPAFYVLFACLLTLLGTYCLKEAPRTLKPAALNLGVKP, encoded by the coding sequence ATGCAGACTTCGAACATCGGCGTATCGCGTACCCGGCAAGTGGTCGCCGCCGTCATCGGCAATGCCCTGGAGTGGTATGACTTTATCGTGTACGGCTTTCTCGCCAGCATCATCGCCCGCCAGTTCTTCCCCTCCGACGACGAATACGCATCGCTGCTGATGGCCCTGGCCACCTTCGGCGTCGGCTTCTTCATGCGCCCGGTGGGTGGCGTGCTGCTGGGCATGTACGCCGACCGCAAGGGCCGCAAGGCGGCCATGCAGATGATCATCCGGTTGATGACGGTGTCGATCGCGATGATTGCCTTTGCCCCGGACTACCTGGCCATCGGCATGGCTGCGCCAATGCTGATCGTGGTGGCGCGCATGCTGCAGGGCTTCGCCACCGGCGGCGAGTACGCCAGTGCCACGGCATTCCTGGTGGAGAGCGCGCCGGCCCACCGCAAGGGCCTGTATGGCTCGTGGCAGTTGGTGGGGCAGTGCCTGGCGGTGTTTTCCGGCGCGGCGATGGTGGCCCTGGTCACCCACCTGTGCACGCCGCAGGCACTGGACAGCTGGGGCTGGCGTATCCCGTTCGTGCTCGGCCTGCTGATCGGCCCGGTGGGGCTGTGGATCCGCAAGCACATGGCGGAGCCCGAGGAGTTCGTCGTGGCGCGCCGCCAGGCCAAGGGCCAGTCGCCCAGCCTGTGGCAGGTGCTGCGCGAACACCGACGCAGCCTGCTGGTGTCGATGGGCCTGGCCTGTGGCGCGACGGTGTCGTTCTACGTGGTGCTGGTGAACATGCCGACCTTCGCCTACAAGAGCCTCGGGCTGCCGCTGGACCAGGTGCTGCTGGTGCAGATGCTCGCCGTGGGGCTGATGACCGTGGTGATTCCGCTGTCCGGGGCGTTGTCGGACCGGCTGGGGCGGCGGCCGGTGCTGATGGCCTTTACCCTGGCATTCTTCGTCATGGTCTACCCATTGTATGTGTGGGTGGCCGCGGCACCGTCGCTGGAACGTTTGCTGGTGATGCAATTGCTGCTGTGTACCGCCATCGGTGGTTTCTTCGGCCCGGCGCCCACGGCGCTGGCCGAGCAGTTCCCGGTCGAGGTGCGTTCCACCGGTGTGTCGGTGGCCTATAACGTGGCGGTGATGGTGTTTGGCGGCTTTGCCCCATTGATCGTCACCTGGTTGAGCAAGGCGCTCGGCACGCCAGTGGCGCCCGCCTTCTACGTTTTGTTTGCCTGCCTGCTGACACTGCTGGGCACCTATTGCCTGAAGGAAGCGCCACGCACGCTCAAACCTGCTGCCTTGAACCTGGGAGTGAAACCGTGA
- a CDS encoding M20 aminoacylase family protein has translation MSRHQHILAWLNDVASDLQAIRHDIHAHPELGFEENRTAALVARLLEAWGYEVHTGIGKTGVVGVLRHGSSPRRLGLRADMDALPIDEASGAVYSSQHQGCMHACGHDGHTTMLLGAARYLAATRQFDGTLTLIFQPAEEGQGGAEAMLADGLLERFPCDALFGMHNMPGLPAGHLGFREGPMMASQDLLTVTLDGVGGHGSMPHLTVDPLVAAASVVMALQTVVARNIDAQEAAVVTVGALQAGEAANVIPQQALLRLSLRALNAEVRAQTLERVQAIIVRQAESFGCRATIEHRPAYPVLVNHAAENAFATQVGVELLGAEAVDGNTRKLMGSEDFAWMLQRCPGAYLFIGNGVARPMVHNPAYDFNDDILLTGAAYWGALAERWLAPA, from the coding sequence ATGTCCCGACATCAGCACATCCTGGCCTGGCTGAACGATGTGGCCAGCGACCTTCAGGCAATCCGTCACGATATCCACGCCCACCCGGAACTGGGCTTCGAAGAAAACCGCACCGCGGCGCTGGTCGCCCGGTTGCTCGAGGCCTGGGGTTATGAGGTGCACACCGGCATCGGCAAGACCGGCGTGGTCGGCGTGCTGCGCCATGGCAGCAGCCCCCGCCGCCTGGGCCTGCGCGCCGACATGGACGCGCTGCCCATCGACGAGGCCAGCGGCGCCGTCTACAGCAGCCAGCACCAGGGCTGCATGCATGCCTGCGGCCATGACGGGCATACCACCATGCTGCTGGGCGCCGCGCGCTACCTGGCGGCGACCCGGCAGTTCGACGGCACGCTGACGCTGATCTTCCAGCCGGCCGAGGAGGGCCAGGGCGGCGCCGAGGCGATGCTGGCCGATGGTTTGCTGGAGCGCTTCCCTTGCGATGCACTGTTCGGCATGCACAACATGCCCGGGCTGCCAGCCGGGCACCTGGGTTTTCGCGAAGGGCCGATGATGGCCTCGCAAGACCTGCTCACGGTGACCTTGGACGGGGTTGGTGGCCATGGCTCGATGCCGCACCTGACCGTCGACCCGCTGGTGGCGGCGGCCAGTGTGGTAATGGCACTGCAAACCGTGGTGGCGCGCAATATCGATGCGCAGGAGGCGGCCGTGGTTACCGTCGGCGCCTTGCAGGCCGGCGAAGCGGCCAACGTGATCCCGCAACAGGCGCTGCTGCGCCTGAGCCTGCGCGCGCTGAACGCCGAGGTACGGGCGCAGACCCTGGAGCGGGTGCAGGCCATTATCGTCCGCCAGGCCGAGAGCTTTGGCTGCCGCGCCACCATCGAACACCGCCCGGCCTACCCGGTGCTGGTCAACCATGCTGCGGAAAATGCCTTTGCCACCCAGGTCGGGGTGGAGTTGCTGGGTGCCGAGGCCGTGGATGGCAACACCCGCAAGCTGATGGGCAGTGAAGACTTCGCCTGGATGCTGCAACGCTGCCCGGGCGCCTACCTGTTCATCGGCAATGGCGTAGCGCGGCCGATGGTGCACAACCCGGCCTATGACTTCAACGACGACATCCTGCTGACCGGTGCCGCCTACTGGGGCGCGCTGGCAGAGCGCTGGCTCGCGCCCGCCTGA
- a CDS encoding excinuclease ABC subunit UvrA, whose protein sequence is MPPQPTTPTGFIRVRGAREHNLKNIDVDIPRDALVVFTGVSGSGKSSLAFSTLYAEAQRRYFESVAPYARRLIDQVGVPDVDAIEGLPPAVALQQQRGTPSARSSVGSVTTLSSSIRMLYSRAGHYPAGQAMLYAEDFSPNTPQGACAQCHGMGRVYEVSEASMVPDPSLTIRERAVAAWPMAWQGQNLRDILVTLGYDVDVPWRDLPQAQRDWILFTEETPTAPVYAGLTPAQTRAALKRKQEPSYQGTFMGARRYVLHTFMHSQSAQMRKRVARFMRPSPCPLCQGKRLKREALQVTFAGLDIAELSQLPLQALAELLRKVAAADYLAQQHDAPSLEKRLAAQRIAHELLERIDTLLELGLGYLALERSTPSLSSGELQRLRLATQLNSQLFGVVYVLDEPSAGLHPADSEALFAALQRLKQAGNSVYVVEHDLDTMRRADWLVDVGPAAGEHGGTILYSGPPAGLARVEQSCTRRYLFNPSAQTTRASRQARDWLKLEGITRNNLHNLSAAFPLGCFTAVTGISGSGKSSLVSHALLELVGAHLGHAETRNEPEEQSLEDAPEQASSGQVSAGLGSIKRLVQVDQKPIGRTPRSNLATYTGLFDAVRKLFAATEQARAQGFDAGRFSFNVAKGRCANCEGEGFVSVELLFMPSVYAPCPTCQGARYNPETLGVTWQGMNIAQVLQLTVDQALQVFAEQPPARRCLQVLQDIGLGYLRLGQPATELSGGEAQRIKLATELQRMARGATLYVLDEPTNGLHPQDIDRLLVQLNRLVDGGHSVVVVEHDMRVVAQSDWVIDIGPGAGDAGGQVVVSGTPQRVAQCRQSRTAPFLAKAL, encoded by the coding sequence ATGCCGCCACAGCCAACCACCCCCACCGGTTTCATCCGTGTCCGTGGCGCCCGCGAGCACAACCTCAAGAATATCGATGTCGATATCCCCCGCGACGCGCTGGTGGTGTTTACCGGCGTATCCGGTTCGGGCAAGTCCTCGCTGGCCTTCTCGACCCTGTACGCCGAGGCGCAGCGCCGCTATTTCGAATCGGTGGCGCCCTACGCACGCCGCCTGATCGACCAGGTGGGGGTGCCGGACGTGGATGCCATCGAAGGGCTGCCGCCAGCAGTGGCCTTGCAGCAGCAACGCGGCACGCCAAGTGCGCGTTCCTCGGTGGGCAGCGTGACCACCCTGTCCAGTTCGATCCGCATGCTCTATTCCCGCGCCGGCCACTACCCGGCTGGCCAGGCCATGCTGTATGCCGAAGATTTTTCGCCGAACACGCCCCAGGGCGCCTGCGCGCAATGCCACGGCATGGGCCGGGTCTACGAGGTGAGCGAAGCGAGCATGGTCCCCGACCCGTCGCTGACCATCCGCGAGCGTGCGGTGGCGGCGTGGCCTATGGCCTGGCAAGGGCAGAACCTGCGCGACATCCTGGTGACCCTGGGCTATGACGTCGACGTCCCCTGGCGCGACCTGCCGCAGGCGCAGCGTGACTGGATCCTGTTCACCGAGGAAACCCCCACCGCGCCCGTGTATGCCGGCCTGACCCCGGCCCAGACCCGCGCGGCGCTCAAGCGCAAGCAGGAACCCAGCTACCAGGGCACGTTCATGGGCGCACGGCGCTATGTGCTGCACACCTTCATGCACTCGCAGAGCGCACAGATGCGCAAGCGCGTGGCCCGCTTCATGCGCCCCAGCCCCTGCCCGCTGTGCCAGGGCAAGCGCCTGAAGCGCGAGGCGCTGCAGGTGACCTTCGCCGGCCTGGACATCGCCGAGCTATCGCAGCTTCCGCTGCAGGCGCTGGCCGAGCTGTTGCGCAAGGTGGCAGCGGCAGACTACCTGGCGCAACAGCACGACGCGCCGAGCCTGGAAAAACGTCTGGCCGCCCAACGTATCGCCCACGAACTGCTCGAACGCATCGACACCCTGCTGGAGCTGGGCCTGGGCTACCTGGCCCTCGAACGCAGTACCCCAAGCCTGTCTTCCGGCGAGCTGCAGCGCCTGCGCCTGGCGACCCAGTTGAATTCGCAGCTGTTCGGCGTCGTCTACGTGCTCGATGAGCCATCCGCCGGCCTGCACCCGGCCGACAGCGAAGCCCTGTTCGCCGCGTTGCAGCGCCTGAAGCAGGCCGGCAACTCGGTGTATGTGGTGGAGCACGACCTGGACACCATGCGCCGTGCCGACTGGCTGGTGGATGTGGGGCCGGCCGCCGGCGAGCATGGCGGTACCATTCTCTACAGCGGGCCGCCCGCAGGCCTGGCCCGGGTCGAACAATCCTGTACCCGCCGCTACCTGTTCAACCCATCGGCGCAAACCACGCGCGCGTCACGCCAGGCCCGCGACTGGCTGAAGCTCGAAGGCATCACCCGCAATAACCTGCACAACCTCAGCGCCGCATTCCCGTTGGGCTGTTTCACTGCCGTCACCGGCATTTCCGGCTCGGGCAAGTCCAGCCTGGTCAGCCACGCCCTGCTGGAACTGGTGGGTGCCCACCTGGGCCATGCCGAGACGCGCAACGAGCCCGAGGAGCAGAGCCTGGAAGACGCCCCCGAACAGGCCAGTAGCGGCCAGGTGAGCGCCGGGCTTGGCAGCATCAAGCGCCTGGTTCAGGTCGACCAGAAGCCGATCGGCCGCACGCCTCGCTCCAACCTGGCCACCTATACCGGCCTGTTCGACGCGGTGCGCAAGCTGTTCGCTGCCACCGAGCAGGCCAGGGCCCAAGGTTTCGATGCCGGGCGCTTTTCCTTCAACGTGGCCAAGGGCCGTTGCGCCAACTGCGAGGGCGAAGGCTTCGTCAGTGTCGAATTGCTGTTCATGCCCAGTGTCTACGCGCCCTGCCCGACCTGCCAGGGTGCCCGCTACAACCCCGAGACCCTGGGCGTGACCTGGCAAGGCATGAACATCGCCCAGGTACTGCAGCTGACCGTCGACCAGGCCTTGCAGGTGTTCGCCGAACAACCACCGGCACGGCGTTGCCTGCAGGTGCTGCAGGACATCGGCCTGGGCTACCTGCGCCTGGGCCAGCCAGCCACCGAACTGTCCGGCGGCGAGGCGCAGCGCATCAAGCTGGCCACCGAGCTGCAACGCATGGCCCGTGGCGCGACACTGTATGTGCTGGACGAGCCCACCAACGGTTTGCACCCACAGGACATCGACCGGCTGCTGGTACAACTGAACCGTCTGGTTGATGGCGGGCACAGCGTGGTAGTGGTGGAACATGACATGCGCGTGGTGGCGCAAAGTGACTGGGTGATCGACATCGGGCCGGGAGCCGGGGACGCCGGGGGCCAGGTGGTGGTCAGCGGGACACCGCAAAGGGTGGCGCAGTGCAGGCAAAGCCGGACCGCGCCGTTTCTTGCCAAAGCCCTGTAA
- a CDS encoding AEC family transporter, translated as MFASLFAVLAPVFIVAGIGYAWARKGLDYPTEFIARVVMTIGTPSLVLSTLSRSELQPQAFASMATACLLCTLGMALAGWLVCRATGRHWRVLLPAFMFPNTGNMGLPISLYAFGEHGLALAVAFFLTLSIVQFTLGMAISGTAASFKALLRNPIVISLAGAMPVIFLDFELPRWLANTVNLLGGMTIPLMLLTLGVSLASIRLRQVGSGMLLGGLRIGLGAAVGWAVGVALAMDSLERAVLMVQSAMPVAVFNYLMAVRAKREPEQVANLVMCSTVLSFAWLPVVLAWWM; from the coding sequence ATGTTCGCCTCACTGTTCGCAGTCCTGGCCCCGGTGTTCATTGTTGCCGGTATCGGCTATGCCTGGGCCCGCAAGGGCCTGGACTACCCCACTGAATTCATCGCCCGGGTGGTGATGACCATCGGCACCCCGTCGTTGGTGTTGTCCACCCTCAGCCGTAGCGAACTGCAGCCGCAAGCCTTCGCCAGCATGGCCACGGCCTGCCTGCTGTGCACCCTGGGCATGGCCCTGGCCGGCTGGCTGGTATGCCGCGCCACCGGCCGACACTGGCGGGTGCTGTTGCCGGCGTTCATGTTCCCCAACACCGGCAACATGGGCCTGCCCATCAGCCTGTATGCCTTCGGCGAGCATGGCCTGGCCCTGGCCGTGGCGTTTTTTCTGACCCTGTCGATCGTGCAGTTCACCCTGGGCATGGCCATTTCCGGGACTGCCGCGTCGTTCAAGGCGTTGCTGCGCAACCCCATCGTGATCAGCCTGGCCGGCGCCATGCCGGTCATCTTTCTCGACTTCGAACTGCCGCGCTGGCTGGCCAATACCGTCAACCTGCTGGGCGGCATGACCATCCCGCTGATGTTGCTGACCCTGGGTGTGTCGCTGGCCAGCATCCGCCTGCGCCAGGTTGGCAGCGGCATGCTGCTGGGCGGCCTGCGCATCGGCCTGGGCGCCGCGGTGGGCTGGGCGGTGGGCGTGGCGTTGGCCATGGACAGCCTGGAACGCGCGGTACTGATGGTGCAATCGGCGATGCCTGTGGCGGTGTTCAATTACCTGATGGCGGTGCGTGCCAAGCGTGAGCCAGAGCAGGTGGCAAACCTGGTGATGTGCTCGACCGTGCTGTCGTTTGCCTGGTTGCCGGTGGTGCTGGCCTGGTGGATGTAG
- a CDS encoding MFS transporter — MSPRLLAMALAPLLGLFIIALGNGFMSSLTTLRLGAAGESATTIGVVSSTYFIGLTLGAIFNDRLILRIGHIRAYTSFAALIAATILLQGLFYEVTWWSLLRLVNGWAAVGVFLVIESWLLLAGDAKIRGRLLALYMIAFYGAGVIAQAGLGEITHLGDTAPFMLAGVLAALSVLPIVILPRVSPLLDQVEPLKPRQLLGVAPSGLVGCFGSGVAIAAIYTLLPLYLQRIGLDVGEVGNMMAWVILGAMLLQYPVGRWSDRKDRQDVLIALAALCMLLSLLTVFLPSDSVLLPAMMFLLGGGVFTLYPVAVSHAADRAPSDALVPMIQGLLLINSLGSAMAPVAISPMMTEFGEPGLFWAFAVVNLAMVCFFMWRRGKRPAAEHPAPFTASTTFSPTGAELRVTEDLMHAAQEHPPLAPTEPVPSGSSASH; from the coding sequence ATGTCTCCGCGTTTGCTGGCCATGGCGCTGGCGCCCCTGCTCGGGCTGTTCATCATTGCCCTGGGCAACGGCTTCATGTCTTCCCTTACCACCCTGCGCCTGGGCGCTGCCGGCGAATCGGCCACCACCATCGGGGTGGTCTCGTCGACCTACTTCATCGGCCTGACCCTGGGTGCCATCTTCAACGACCGGCTGATCCTGCGTATCGGCCATATCCGCGCCTACACCAGCTTCGCCGCGCTGATCGCGGCGACCATCCTGCTGCAAGGCTTGTTCTACGAAGTCACCTGGTGGTCGCTGCTGCGCCTGGTCAACGGCTGGGCGGCGGTGGGCGTGTTCCTGGTGATCGAGAGCTGGTTGTTGCTGGCCGGTGACGCCAAGATCCGTGGCCGTCTGCTGGCGCTGTACATGATCGCATTCTACGGTGCCGGGGTGATCGCCCAGGCCGGCCTGGGCGAAATCACCCACCTGGGTGACACCGCGCCGTTCATGCTCGCCGGCGTGCTGGCTGCGCTGTCGGTGTTGCCGATCGTGATCCTGCCACGGGTGTCGCCCCTGCTGGACCAGGTCGAACCGCTCAAGCCGCGGCAGTTGCTGGGCGTGGCACCGTCGGGCCTGGTCGGCTGCTTTGGTTCGGGTGTGGCCATTGCCGCCATCTACACCCTGCTGCCGCTGTACCTGCAACGCATCGGCCTGGATGTAGGCGAAGTCGGCAACATGATGGCCTGGGTAATCCTCGGGGCCATGCTGCTGCAATATCCGGTCGGGCGCTGGTCCGACCGCAAGGACCGCCAGGATGTCCTGATCGCCCTGGCAGCGCTGTGCATGCTGCTGTCGCTGCTGACGGTGTTCCTGCCATCGGACTCGGTCCTGCTGCCGGCCATGATGTTCCTGCTGGGTGGCGGCGTGTTCACCCTGTACCCGGTGGCGGTCAGCCACGCGGCCGACCGGGCGCCGTCCGATGCGCTGGTGCCGATGATCCAGGGCCTGTTGCTGATCAACTCGCTGGGGTCGGCCATGGCGCCGGTGGCGATCTCGCCAATGATGACCGAATTCGGCGAGCCCGGCCTGTTCTGGGCGTTCGCCGTGGTCAACCTGGCCATGGTGTGCTTCTTCATGTGGCGCCGTGGCAAGCGCCCGGCGGCAGAGCACCCGGCGCCGTTCACCGCTTCGACCACCTTCTCGCCGACCGGTGCCGAGTTGCGGGTGACTGAAGACCTGATGCATGCAGCGCAGGAGCACCCACCGCTGGCACCCACCGAGCCTGTGCCCAGCGGCAGCAGCGCAAGCCACTGA
- a CDS encoding YbhB/YbcL family Raf kinase inhibitor-like protein has protein sequence MHLTPWLLAALLACSPLAVAASQGALSISSSSFTDGGIIALPQVGLDPACGAGEERSPQLSWDNLPAGTQSLALVLFDPDGGKGLGVVHWLVYNIDPAQDGLKEGAAGLTGQRVTVGRNSRGTLSYRGPCPPAGDNPHHYVLTLIATDLPPGTLPEGLDRTGLLQLLQGHALGAQSLVGRYGH, from the coding sequence ATGCACCTCACACCCTGGCTGCTGGCTGCCCTGCTAGCGTGTAGTCCCCTGGCTGTCGCGGCTAGCCAAGGCGCGCTGTCGATCAGTTCCTCATCGTTTACCGACGGCGGCATAATCGCCTTGCCGCAGGTTGGCCTGGACCCGGCCTGCGGCGCGGGTGAAGAGCGCAGCCCGCAACTGAGCTGGGACAACCTGCCCGCAGGCACGCAGTCGCTGGCCTTGGTCCTGTTCGACCCGGACGGCGGCAAGGGCCTCGGTGTGGTCCATTGGCTGGTCTACAACATCGACCCGGCCCAGGATGGATTGAAGGAAGGCGCCGCCGGCCTCACCGGGCAACGCGTGACGGTGGGGCGCAATTCGCGGGGCACGCTCAGCTACCGTGGCCCCTGCCCACCTGCCGGCGACAACCCGCACCACTATGTGTTGACCCTGATCGCCACCGACCTGCCGCCAGGCACCTTGCCCGAAGGCCTGGACCGCACCGGCCTGCTGCAATTGCTGCAAGGCCATGCCCTGGGCGCGCAGAGCCTGGTCGGGCGCTACGGGCATTGA